A single genomic interval of Apteryx mantelli isolate bAptMan1 chromosome 19, bAptMan1.hap1, whole genome shotgun sequence harbors:
- the PYCR1 gene encoding pyrroline-5-carboxylate reductase 1, mitochondrial isoform X2 encodes MSVGFIGAGQLAFALARGFTAAGILAAHKITASSPDTDLPTVSGLRKMGVNFTVSNKDTVKSSDVLFLAVKPPIIPFILDEIGPDIEDRHIVVSCAAGVTISSIEKAFTALDALADGGVKMGLPRRLAVRLGAQALLGAAKMLLESEQHPGQLKDNVCSPGGATIHALHFLESGGFRSLLINAVEASCIRTRELQHLADQEKISPAAIKKTLLDKVKLESPSLSVASASKVSLFTSKNPSSKKN; translated from the exons ATGAGCGTGGGGTTCATCGGAGCCGGGCAGCTCGCCTTCGCCCTGGCCCGGGGCTTCACGGCGGCAg GGATCCTGGCGGCGCACAAGATCACCGCGAGCTCCCCGGACACCGACCTGCCCACCGTGAGCGGGCTGCGG AAAATGGGCGTGAACTTCACGGTGAGCAACAAGGACACGGTGAAGAGCAGTGACGTCCTCTTCCTGGCGGTGAAGCCCCCCATCATCCCCTTCATCCTGGACGAGATCGGCCCCGACATCGAGGACCGCCACATCGTGGTCTCCTGCGCAGCCGGTGTCACCATTAGCTCCATTGAGAAG GCATTCACTGCCCTGGATGCTCTGGCGGATGGAGGAGTGAAAATGGGACTTCCCCGTAGGCTGGCTGTTCGGCTTGGAGCTCAGGCCTTGCTG GGTGCTGCCAAAATGCTGTTGGAGTCTGAGCAGCATCCGGGTCAGCTGAAGGACAATGTCTGCTCACCTGGGGGAGCCACCATCCATGCCCTGCACTTTCTGGAGAGTGGCGGCTTTCGCTCACTCCTCATCAATGCCGTGGAGGCTTCATGCATCCGGACAAG ggagctgcagcattTGGCAGACCAAGAGAAGATCTCCCCAGCAGCCATAAAGAAGACTTTGTTGGATAAGGTCAAgctagagtctccttctctgtctGTGGCATCCGCCAGCAAAGTCAGTCTGTTCACCAGTAAGAACCCCAGCAGCAAGAAGAACTGA
- the PYCR1 gene encoding pyrroline-5-carboxylate reductase 1, mitochondrial isoform X1, with amino-acid sequence MSVGFIGAGQLAFALARGFTAAGILAAHKITASSPDTDLPTVSGLRKMGVNFTVSNKDTVKSSDVLFLAVKPPIIPFILDEIGPDIEDRHIVVSCAAGVTISSIEKKLSTFCPTPKVIRCMTNTPVIVREGATVYATGTHADVEDGKLLEQLMASVGFCTEVEEDLIDAVTGLSGSGPAYAFTALDALADGGVKMGLPRRLAVRLGAQALLGAAKMLLESEQHPGQLKDNVCSPGGATIHALHFLESGGFRSLLINAVEASCIRTRELQHLADQEKISPAAIKKTLLDKVKLESPSLSVASASKVSLFTSKNPSSKKN; translated from the exons ATGAGCGTGGGGTTCATCGGAGCCGGGCAGCTCGCCTTCGCCCTGGCCCGGGGCTTCACGGCGGCAg GGATCCTGGCGGCGCACAAGATCACCGCGAGCTCCCCGGACACCGACCTGCCCACCGTGAGCGGGCTGCGG AAAATGGGCGTGAACTTCACGGTGAGCAACAAGGACACGGTGAAGAGCAGTGACGTCCTCTTCCTGGCGGTGAAGCCCCCCATCATCCCCTTCATCCTGGACGAGATCGGCCCCGACATCGAGGACCGCCACATCGTGGTCTCCTGCGCAGCCGGTGTCACCATTAGCTCCATTGAGAAG AAACTCTCTACCTTCTGCCCCACACCAAAAGTGATCAGGTGCATGACCAACACCCCTGTGATTGTCCGGGAAGGTGCTACAGTCTATGCCACTGGGACTCATGCAGATGTGGAGGATGGGAAGCTCTTGGAACAACTGATGGCCAGTGTAGGCTTCTGCACCGAAGTGGAAGAGGACCTGATAGATGCTGTAACGGGGCTCAGTGGCAGTGGCCCTGCGTAT GCATTCACTGCCCTGGATGCTCTGGCGGATGGAGGAGTGAAAATGGGACTTCCCCGTAGGCTGGCTGTTCGGCTTGGAGCTCAGGCCTTGCTG GGTGCTGCCAAAATGCTGTTGGAGTCTGAGCAGCATCCGGGTCAGCTGAAGGACAATGTCTGCTCACCTGGGGGAGCCACCATCCATGCCCTGCACTTTCTGGAGAGTGGCGGCTTTCGCTCACTCCTCATCAATGCCGTGGAGGCTTCATGCATCCGGACAAG ggagctgcagcattTGGCAGACCAAGAGAAGATCTCCCCAGCAGCCATAAAGAAGACTTTGTTGGATAAGGTCAAgctagagtctccttctctgtctGTGGCATCCGCCAGCAAAGTCAGTCTGTTCACCAGTAAGAACCCCAGCAGCAAGAAGAACTGA